A region from the Bacillus sp. Marseille-P3661 genome encodes:
- a CDS encoding spore germination protein — MLGGHTLSNKEEIKHPVQRNLEPNVKYLREELGVDKSFDVIQIDLEYAGRKMAMFLIDGFAKDDILHLLQKFLANLKPEDLLNASLDQMVKTYVPYIEVEKQKDLDAVVDTVLAGPTVLLVDGIDEAIIIDARTYPVRGPEEPDTERVVRGARDGYVETIVFNTALTRRRVRDRTLRMEYLQIGRRSKTDVCVSYIEDIADPDLVKEIKESLSKIDTDGLPMAEKTVEEFIGGRHWNPYPIVRYTERPDTAATHLFEGHVIIIIDGSPSVMIAPTTFWHHLQHAEEYRQKPIVGAYLRWVRFLAIWASLFILPLWYLLAQNPELVPESIKFIGPNDPGKIPLIVQFILAELGIDMLRMAAVHTPSSLATALGLVAAIMIGQVAVEVGLFTNETVLYISIAAVGTFATPSYEMSLANRLVRIVFLLMAGLFGVAGYVIAIVAWIFLMARMKSFQTPYFWPFIPFSYWALKDVLLRSPIPLKKRRPKILSPEDPDR; from the coding sequence ATGTTAGGAGGACATACATTGTCTAATAAAGAGGAAATTAAACATCCGGTTCAACGAAATCTAGAGCCTAATGTAAAATATTTAAGGGAAGAATTGGGTGTTGATAAAAGCTTTGATGTCATTCAAATAGATCTAGAGTACGCTGGTCGGAAGATGGCGATGTTCCTTATCGATGGATTCGCCAAAGACGATATTCTCCACTTATTGCAAAAATTTTTAGCGAATTTAAAACCTGAAGATTTGTTAAATGCATCACTTGATCAAATGGTGAAAACCTACGTTCCTTATATCGAAGTAGAAAAGCAAAAGGATTTAGATGCAGTTGTTGATACTGTCCTAGCTGGTCCAACAGTCTTATTGGTTGATGGTATTGATGAAGCGATTATTATCGATGCCAGAACATACCCTGTTCGCGGGCCGGAGGAACCTGACACAGAAAGAGTTGTTCGAGGAGCTAGAGATGGTTATGTCGAGACAATTGTCTTTAACACTGCACTTACTAGAAGAAGAGTACGTGACCGAACTCTAAGGATGGAATATTTGCAAATCGGCAGACGTTCTAAAACAGATGTATGTGTGTCTTATATTGAAGATATTGCAGATCCTGATCTAGTTAAAGAAATTAAAGAATCGCTGTCCAAAATTGATACAGATGGTTTACCGATGGCCGAAAAAACGGTTGAAGAATTTATTGGAGGCAGACATTGGAATCCTTATCCGATTGTTCGCTATACAGAGCGACCTGATACAGCTGCAACACATTTGTTTGAGGGCCATGTGATTATTATCATTGATGGGTCTCCAAGTGTTATGATTGCACCGACAACGTTTTGGCATCATTTGCAGCATGCTGAGGAATATCGGCAAAAGCCAATTGTGGGTGCCTATTTACGTTGGGTTCGTTTTTTAGCAATTTGGGCTTCATTATTTATCTTACCCCTATGGTATTTGCTTGCTCAAAATCCTGAATTAGTTCCAGAGAGTATAAAATTTATCGGTCCAAATGATCCAGGAAAAATACCGTTAATTGTTCAATTTATACTAGCAGAGTTAGGGATCGATATGTTGAGAATGGCTGCCGTCCATACCCCATCATCGCTTGCAACTGCCCTAGGATTAGTTGCTGCTATTATGATTGGTCAAGTAGCAGTTGAAGTTGGGTTATTTACGAATGAAACGGTATTATACATATCAATCGCAGCCGTTGGTACATTTGCGACTCCAAGTTATGAAATGAGCTTAGCAAATCGACTCGTACGAATAGTCTTTTTATTAATGGCTGGTTTGTTTGGAGTAGCCGGCTATGTCATTGCTATTGTTGCATGGATATTCTTGATGGCTAGAATGAAGTCTTTCCAAACACCATACTTTTGGCCATTTATTCCGTTTTCTTACTGGGCCCTAAAAGACGTTTTACTTCGTTCGCCTATTCCGCTTAAAAAGCGTCGACCTAAAATATTGAGTCCCGAAGATCCAGATCGTTAA